The following proteins are encoded in a genomic region of Chaetodon auriga isolate fChaAug3 chromosome 8, fChaAug3.hap1, whole genome shotgun sequence:
- the glcci1b gene encoding glucocorticoid-induced transcript 1 protein isoform X1, whose amino-acid sequence MSAPSNSLQQPRVRRSNAGSPGSFNNSCRLHPIRATVPYQLLRGGQSSPTRAQTHYGGATNSRGSSPPSSPTLTSGSAKQRLSPENKDSSCSPGSPVSRAERSKLQVRSSSAIRRTSSLDAITGPYLTGQWPRDSHGPYPSCMKDKATQTPGLWIDEGAEQGSPHQRSASWGSADHLKEQIAKLRLQLQRSKQVSRQSKDREQNSLQLSQQAQHGVACQPQYKGTSSALSAIPVPKSLICRVPSSVEGINHELENVFIREDWEQGIQAMDVVDGRRAPFPPHHYSHSGDTRDTDTQAPSSGDSSPLPRACSSDHLHSPDGSPCSAEEIDKDNVCSSPLPKFATSPKPNNSYMFKREPPEGCERVKVFEEMVSGKSKGFPLFSCPDKNKVNFIPRGSAFCPVKLLCSSLFSPVSPLSCSSANPGLHGNDSPGPQVTSTLPAAPLATFPASADWSTDTSAGINTDNSTDGQNPDTDVGEDGSAQVLLTS is encoded by the exons ATGTCAGCCCCCAGCAACTCGCTTCAGCAGCCGAGGGTGAGACGCAGCAATGCGGGCTCCCCCGGCTCCTTCAACAACAGCTGCCGTTTGCACCCCATCCGTGCCACCGTGCCCTACCAGCTCCTGCGTGGGGGTCAGAGCAGCCCGACGAGGGCGCAGACCCACTACGGAGGAGCCACGAACAGCCGAGGCTCGAGCCCCCCCTCCAGCCCGACACTCACTTCAGGAAGTGCTAAGCAAAGACTGTCCCCCGAAAATAAGGATTCCTCCTGCTCCCCAGGCTCACCAGTTTCCAGAG CAGAAAGGTCCAAGTTACAGGTTCGGAGTTCCAGTGCTATCCGGCGGACATCTTCCCTGGACGCCATCACAGGGCCATACCTCACCGGCCAGTGGCCTCGGGACTCCCATGGACCCTACCCTTCCTGTATGAAAGACAAAGCCACACAG acCCCAGGTCTCTGGATTGATGAGGGAGCAGAGCAGGGAAGTCCTCACCAGCGGTCAGCCTCCTGGGGCAGTGCAGACCACCTCAAAGAG cagatTGCTAAACTGAGACTGCAGCTTCAGCGCAGCAAACAGGTCAGCCGGCAGAGCAAAGACAGGGAGCAGAACTCACTGCAGCTGTCGCAACAGGCACAGCATGGCGTCGCATGCCAACCGCAG TACAAGGGAACTTCATCGGCCTTGTCGGCAATCCCTGTGCCAAAATCCCTCATATGCAGAGTGCCGAGCAGTGTGGAGGGCATCAACCACGAGctagaaaatgtgtttatcagAGAGGACTGGGAGCAGGGGATACAG GCTATGGATGTGGTAGATGGCCGCCGCGCCCCCTTCCCTCCGCATCACTACAGCCACAGTGGCGACACACGTGACACGGACACACAGGCCCCATCGAGTGGCGACTCCAGCCCATTGCCCCGCGCCTGCAGCTCCGACCACCTCCATTCCCCCGATGGAAGCCCCTGTTCTGCAGAGGAAATCGACAAAG ACAATGTGTGCAGTTCTCCTCTGCCCAAGTTTGCCACTTCTCCCAAGCCTAACAACAGCTACATGTTCAAACGGGAACCTCCAGAGGGCTGTGAGAGGGTCAAAGTGTTCGAGGAGATGGT GTCCGGCAAATCAAAAGGCTTCCCTCTCTTCTCGTGCCCCGACAAAAACAAGGTGAACTTCATTCCCAGGGGCTCTGCCTTCTGCCCCGTCaaactcctctgctcctccctcttctccccagTCTCCCCCTTGTCCTGCTCCTCCGCCAACCCCGGTCTCCATGGCAACGACAGCCCAGGGCCTCAGGTGACCTCGACTCTGCCCGCCGCACCGCTAGCTACCTTTCCAGCCTCAGCTGACTGGAGCACCGACACAAGCGCAGgcataaacacagacaacagcacagacGGCCAGAACCCCGACACAGATGTGGGGGAAGACGGCTCAGCACAAGTACTCCTCACCAGCTAG
- the glcci1b gene encoding glucocorticoid-induced transcript 1 protein isoform X2 translates to MSAPSNSLQQPRVRRSNAGSPGSFNNSCRLHPIRATVPYQLLRGGQSSPTRAQTHYGGATNSRGSSPPSSPTLTSGSAKQRLSPENKDSSCSPGSPVSRAERSKLQVRSSSAIRRTSSLDAITGPYLTGQWPRDSHGPYPSCMKDKATQTPGLWIDEGAEQGSPHQRSASWGSADHLKEIAKLRLQLQRSKQVSRQSKDREQNSLQLSQQAQHGVACQPQYKGTSSALSAIPVPKSLICRVPSSVEGINHELENVFIREDWEQGIQAMDVVDGRRAPFPPHHYSHSGDTRDTDTQAPSSGDSSPLPRACSSDHLHSPDGSPCSAEEIDKDNVCSSPLPKFATSPKPNNSYMFKREPPEGCERVKVFEEMVSGKSKGFPLFSCPDKNKVNFIPRGSAFCPVKLLCSSLFSPVSPLSCSSANPGLHGNDSPGPQVTSTLPAAPLATFPASADWSTDTSAGINTDNSTDGQNPDTDVGEDGSAQVLLTS, encoded by the exons ATGTCAGCCCCCAGCAACTCGCTTCAGCAGCCGAGGGTGAGACGCAGCAATGCGGGCTCCCCCGGCTCCTTCAACAACAGCTGCCGTTTGCACCCCATCCGTGCCACCGTGCCCTACCAGCTCCTGCGTGGGGGTCAGAGCAGCCCGACGAGGGCGCAGACCCACTACGGAGGAGCCACGAACAGCCGAGGCTCGAGCCCCCCCTCCAGCCCGACACTCACTTCAGGAAGTGCTAAGCAAAGACTGTCCCCCGAAAATAAGGATTCCTCCTGCTCCCCAGGCTCACCAGTTTCCAGAG CAGAAAGGTCCAAGTTACAGGTTCGGAGTTCCAGTGCTATCCGGCGGACATCTTCCCTGGACGCCATCACAGGGCCATACCTCACCGGCCAGTGGCCTCGGGACTCCCATGGACCCTACCCTTCCTGTATGAAAGACAAAGCCACACAG acCCCAGGTCTCTGGATTGATGAGGGAGCAGAGCAGGGAAGTCCTCACCAGCGGTCAGCCTCCTGGGGCAGTGCAGACCACCTCAAAGAG atTGCTAAACTGAGACTGCAGCTTCAGCGCAGCAAACAGGTCAGCCGGCAGAGCAAAGACAGGGAGCAGAACTCACTGCAGCTGTCGCAACAGGCACAGCATGGCGTCGCATGCCAACCGCAG TACAAGGGAACTTCATCGGCCTTGTCGGCAATCCCTGTGCCAAAATCCCTCATATGCAGAGTGCCGAGCAGTGTGGAGGGCATCAACCACGAGctagaaaatgtgtttatcagAGAGGACTGGGAGCAGGGGATACAG GCTATGGATGTGGTAGATGGCCGCCGCGCCCCCTTCCCTCCGCATCACTACAGCCACAGTGGCGACACACGTGACACGGACACACAGGCCCCATCGAGTGGCGACTCCAGCCCATTGCCCCGCGCCTGCAGCTCCGACCACCTCCATTCCCCCGATGGAAGCCCCTGTTCTGCAGAGGAAATCGACAAAG ACAATGTGTGCAGTTCTCCTCTGCCCAAGTTTGCCACTTCTCCCAAGCCTAACAACAGCTACATGTTCAAACGGGAACCTCCAGAGGGCTGTGAGAGGGTCAAAGTGTTCGAGGAGATGGT GTCCGGCAAATCAAAAGGCTTCCCTCTCTTCTCGTGCCCCGACAAAAACAAGGTGAACTTCATTCCCAGGGGCTCTGCCTTCTGCCCCGTCaaactcctctgctcctccctcttctccccagTCTCCCCCTTGTCCTGCTCCTCCGCCAACCCCGGTCTCCATGGCAACGACAGCCCAGGGCCTCAGGTGACCTCGACTCTGCCCGCCGCACCGCTAGCTACCTTTCCAGCCTCAGCTGACTGGAGCACCGACACAAGCGCAGgcataaacacagacaacagcacagacGGCCAGAACCCCGACACAGATGTGGGGGAAGACGGCTCAGCACAAGTACTCCTCACCAGCTAG
- the glcci1b gene encoding glucocorticoid-induced transcript 1 protein isoform X3 gives MSAPSNSLQQPRVRRSNAGSPGSFNNSCRLHPIRATVPYQLLRGGQSSPTRAQTHYGGATNSRGSSPPSSPTLTSGSAKQRLSPENKDSSCSPGSPVSRERSKLQVRSSSAIRRTSSLDAITGPYLTGQWPRDSHGPYPSCMKDKATQTPGLWIDEGAEQGSPHQRSASWGSADHLKEQIAKLRLQLQRSKQVSRQSKDREQNSLQLSQQAQHGVACQPQYKGTSSALSAIPVPKSLICRVPSSVEGINHELENVFIREDWEQGIQAMDVVDGRRAPFPPHHYSHSGDTRDTDTQAPSSGDSSPLPRACSSDHLHSPDGSPCSAEEIDKDNVCSSPLPKFATSPKPNNSYMFKREPPEGCERVKVFEEMVSGKSKGFPLFSCPDKNKVNFIPRGSAFCPVKLLCSSLFSPVSPLSCSSANPGLHGNDSPGPQVTSTLPAAPLATFPASADWSTDTSAGINTDNSTDGQNPDTDVGEDGSAQVLLTS, from the exons ATGTCAGCCCCCAGCAACTCGCTTCAGCAGCCGAGGGTGAGACGCAGCAATGCGGGCTCCCCCGGCTCCTTCAACAACAGCTGCCGTTTGCACCCCATCCGTGCCACCGTGCCCTACCAGCTCCTGCGTGGGGGTCAGAGCAGCCCGACGAGGGCGCAGACCCACTACGGAGGAGCCACGAACAGCCGAGGCTCGAGCCCCCCCTCCAGCCCGACACTCACTTCAGGAAGTGCTAAGCAAAGACTGTCCCCCGAAAATAAGGATTCCTCCTGCTCCCCAGGCTCACCAGTTTCCAGAG AAAGGTCCAAGTTACAGGTTCGGAGTTCCAGTGCTATCCGGCGGACATCTTCCCTGGACGCCATCACAGGGCCATACCTCACCGGCCAGTGGCCTCGGGACTCCCATGGACCCTACCCTTCCTGTATGAAAGACAAAGCCACACAG acCCCAGGTCTCTGGATTGATGAGGGAGCAGAGCAGGGAAGTCCTCACCAGCGGTCAGCCTCCTGGGGCAGTGCAGACCACCTCAAAGAG cagatTGCTAAACTGAGACTGCAGCTTCAGCGCAGCAAACAGGTCAGCCGGCAGAGCAAAGACAGGGAGCAGAACTCACTGCAGCTGTCGCAACAGGCACAGCATGGCGTCGCATGCCAACCGCAG TACAAGGGAACTTCATCGGCCTTGTCGGCAATCCCTGTGCCAAAATCCCTCATATGCAGAGTGCCGAGCAGTGTGGAGGGCATCAACCACGAGctagaaaatgtgtttatcagAGAGGACTGGGAGCAGGGGATACAG GCTATGGATGTGGTAGATGGCCGCCGCGCCCCCTTCCCTCCGCATCACTACAGCCACAGTGGCGACACACGTGACACGGACACACAGGCCCCATCGAGTGGCGACTCCAGCCCATTGCCCCGCGCCTGCAGCTCCGACCACCTCCATTCCCCCGATGGAAGCCCCTGTTCTGCAGAGGAAATCGACAAAG ACAATGTGTGCAGTTCTCCTCTGCCCAAGTTTGCCACTTCTCCCAAGCCTAACAACAGCTACATGTTCAAACGGGAACCTCCAGAGGGCTGTGAGAGGGTCAAAGTGTTCGAGGAGATGGT GTCCGGCAAATCAAAAGGCTTCCCTCTCTTCTCGTGCCCCGACAAAAACAAGGTGAACTTCATTCCCAGGGGCTCTGCCTTCTGCCCCGTCaaactcctctgctcctccctcttctccccagTCTCCCCCTTGTCCTGCTCCTCCGCCAACCCCGGTCTCCATGGCAACGACAGCCCAGGGCCTCAGGTGACCTCGACTCTGCCCGCCGCACCGCTAGCTACCTTTCCAGCCTCAGCTGACTGGAGCACCGACACAAGCGCAGgcataaacacagacaacagcacagacGGCCAGAACCCCGACACAGATGTGGGGGAAGACGGCTCAGCACAAGTACTCCTCACCAGCTAG
- the mios gene encoding GATOR2 complex protein MIOS isoform X1, with protein sequence MSGSKPDILWSPHHPDRYVICDSELGLYRIGPVGSAETKAGTLPLSEETAATLLAINSDTPYMKCVAWYPKHEPECLLAVGQANGRVVLTSLGQSHNSACKELVGKEFVPKHARQCNTLAWNPVDSNLLAAGLDKHRADFSVLIWDISSKFSPEASVAVEKIRLSSVDLDSSTVVTKPLYELGQNDACLSLCWLLRDPKLLLAGMHRNLAIFDLRNTSQKTFVNTKAIQGVTVDPHFHDRVASFFEGQVAIWDLRKFEKPVLTLTEQPKPLTKVAWCPTRTGLLATLTRDSNIIRLYDMQHTPTPIGDETEPTIIERSVQPCESQIGSFAWHPSSQNRMVVVSAANRVMTDFTVFERISLAWSSTTSLMWACGRHLYDCVEDGAEGVESVIEKDIATKMRQRAQSRYGHDTVQVWRNHLLAGGNDPQLKSLWYDLFYMKQCAEDMELKLQGNKQSVVYSGIKNIVKTSSGTTESRRCWSGSDRQTDVPRYLSEERCLALRLCGWISRGPDIDVEIFLRSLEQEREWERAAAVALFNLDIRRAIQILNKGATAEKGDLNLNVVAMALSGYTDEKSSLWREMCSSLRLQLKNPYLCVMFAFLTSEPGAYDSVLYESSVAVRDRVAFACMFLSDAQLPRYIDKLTNEMKEAGNLEGVLLTGLTKDGVDLMESYVDRTGDVQTASFCMLKGSPGDVLKDPRVQCWIENYRNLLDAWRFWHKRAEFDIHRSKLDPSSKPLAQVFVSCNFCGKSISYSCSAMPHQGRGFSQYGVSGSPTKSKVTSCPGCRKPLPRCALCLMNMGTPVSNCPGTGKSDEKVDLTRENKLAQFNNWFTWCHNCRHGGHAGHILSWFRDHTECPVSACTCKCMQLDTTGNLVPSDSS encoded by the exons ATGAGTGGCTCCAAGCCCGACATCCTGTGGTCTCCGCACCACCCGGACCGCTATGTCATCTGTGACTCTGAGCTGGGACTGTACCGTATTGGACCTGTGGGCAGCGCAGAAACCAAGGCTGgcactctccccctctctgaaGAAACTGCTGCTACTTTACTGGCCATTAACTCTGACACACCGTATATGAAATGTGTGGCCTGGTACCCAAAGCATGAGCCCGAGTGTTTGCTCGCTGTGGGTCAGGCTAATGGACGAGTGGTGCTCACTAGCCTGGGTCAGAGCCACAACTCTGCATGTAAAGAGCTGGTGGGCAAAGAGTTTGTGCCAAAGCACGCCCGTCAATGCAACACTTTAGCCTGGAACCCGGTGGACAGCAACTTACTGGCTGCTGGATTGGACAAGCACAGGGCAGACTTCTCTGTCCTCATCTGGGACATTAGCAGTAAGTTTTCCCCAGAGGCCAGTGTAGCCGTGGAGAAGATCCGTCTCTCATCTGTGGACTTGGACTCCAGCACAGTAGTGACCAAACCGTTGTACGAGCTAGGCCAGAACGATGCCTGCCTgtccctctgctggctgcttcGGGACccaaagctgctgctggctggcaTGCACAGGAACCTCGCCATATTTGACCTGAGGAACACAAGCCAGAAAACGTTCGTCAACACCAAGGCCATCCAGGGGGTGACAGTCGACCCACACTTCCATGACCGCGTGGCCTCGTTCTTTGAGGGTCAGGTGGCCATCTGGGATCTGAGGAAGTTTGAGAAGCCTGTGCTGACTCTCACTGAGCAGCCCAAGCCTCTCACTAAG GTGGCGTGGTGTCCGACCCGTACCGGCCTGCTGGCCACCCTGACACGTGACAGCAACATCATCCGCCTGTATGACATGCAACACACTCCCACACCCATCGGCGATGAGACGGAGCCCACCATCATCGAGCGAAGCGTGCAGCCCTGCGAAAGCCAGATCGGCAGCTTTGCCTGGCACCCGTCCTCTCAGAACCGCATGGTGGTGGTGTCAGCAGCCAACCGAGTCATGACCGACTTCACCGTGTTCGAGCGCATCTCACTGGCCTGGAGCTCCACCACCTCGTTGATGTGGGCGTGCGGCAGACACCTGTACGACTGTGTGGAGGACGGGGCTGAAGGGGTGGAGAGCGTGATTGAGAAAGACATTGCCACTAAGATGAGGCAGAGGGCTCAGTCCAGGTATGGACACGATACCGTCCAGGTGTGGAGAAACCACCTGCTGGCGGGAGGGAACGATCCCCAGCTCAAGTCTTTGTGGTACGATCTGTTCT ATATGAAGCAGTGTGCAGAGGATATGGAGCTGAAACTGCAGGggaacaaacagtctgtggtCTACTCCGGTATCAAGAACATTGTAAAGACCAGTTCAG GCACAACAGAGAGCCGCCGGTGCTGGAGCGGCTCAGACCGGCAGACAGATGTGCCGCGGTACCTCAGCGAGGAGCGCTGCCTCGCCCTGCGGCTCTGTGGCTGGATCAGCCGGGGGCCCGACATCGACGTGGAGATATTCCTCCGGTCGCTGGAGCAGGAGCGCGAGTGGGAGCGGGCGGCCGCCGTGGCCCTGTTCAACCTGGACATCCGCCGGGCCATCCAGATCCTCAACAAGGGAGCCACCGCTGAGAAGG GTGACCTGAACCTGAACGTTGTTGCCATGGCTCTGTCAGGCTACACCGACGAGAAGTCCTCCCTGTGGAGGGAGATGTGCAgctctctgaggctgcagctgaagaaccCCTACCTTTGCGTCATGTTTGCCTTCCTCACCAGTGAGCCTGGAGCCTATGACAGTGTGCTG tatgAGAGCAGTGTTGCTGTGCGGGACCGAGTAGCCTTTGCCTGCATGTTTCTCAGCGATGCCCAG ctgccTCGATACATCGACAAGCTCACCAATGAGATGAAGGAGGCGGGCAACCTGGAGGGCGTCCTGCTGACGGGTTTGACTAAGGATGGCGTAGACCTCATGGAGAGCTACGTGGACCGCACTGGAGATGTACAGACTGCCAGCTTCTGCATGCTGaag GGTTCCCCAGGTGACGTGTTGAAAGACCCTCGAGTCCAGTGCTGGATCGAAAACTACCGCAACCTTTTGGACGCGTGGAGATTCTGGCACAAACGGGCCGAGTTTGACATCCACAGAAGCAAGCTGGACCCCAGCTCCAAACCGCTGGCCCAG GTGTTTGTGAGCTGCAACTTCTGTGGGAAGTCCATCTCCTACAGCTGCTCGGCGATGCCACACCAGGGCCGCGGCTTCAGCCAGTACGGGGTCAGCGGCTCGCCAACCAAGTCGAAGGTCACCAGCTGCCCCGGCTGCAGGAAACCGCTGCCACGCTGTGCCCTCTGCCTCATGAACATGGGTACACCTGTGTCTAACTGCCCAG GAACAGGGAAGTCGGACGAGAAGGTGGACTTGACAAGGGAGAACAAACTTGCTCAGTTCAACAACTGGTTCACCTGGTGCCACAACTGTCGACACGGCGGCCACGCCGGCCACATTCTCAGCTGGTTCAG AGACCACACAGAGTGCCCAGTGTCAGCTTGCACGTGTAAATGCATGCAGCTGGACACCACGGGGAACCTGGTGCCTTCAGACAGCAGCTAA
- the mios gene encoding GATOR2 complex protein MIOS isoform X2, translated as MSGSKPDILWSPHHPDRYVICDSELGLYRIGPVGSAETKAGTLPLSEETAATLLAINSDTPYMKCVAWYPKHEPECLLAVGQANGRVVLTSLGQSHNSACKELVGKEFVPKHARQCNTLAWNPVDSNLLAAGLDKHRADFSVLIWDISSKFSPEASVAVEKIRLSSVDLDSSTVVTKPLYELGQNDACLSLCWLLRDPKLLLAGMHRNLAIFDLRNTSQKTFVNTKAIQGVTVDPHFHDRVASFFEGQVAIWDLRKFEKPVLTLTEQPKPLTKVAWCPTRTGLLATLTRDSNIIRLYDMQHTPTPIGDETEPTIIERSVQPCESQIGSFAWHPSSQNRMVVVSAANRVMTDFTVFERISLAWSSTTSLMWACGRHLYDCVEDGAEGVESVIEKDIATKMRQRAQSRYGHDTVQVWRNHLLAGGNDPQLKSLWYDLFYMKQCAEDMELKLQGNKQSVVYSGIKNIVKTSSGTTESRRCWSGSDRQTDVPRYLSEERCLALRLCGWISRGPDIDVEIFLRSLEQEREWERAAAVALFNLDIRRAIQILNKGATAEKGDLNLNVVAMALSGYTDEKSSLWREMCSSLRLQLKNPYLCVMFAFLTSEPGAYDSVLYESSVAVRDRVAFACMFLSDAQLPRYIDKLTNEMKEAGNLEGVLLTGLTKDGVDLMESYVDRTGDVQTASFCMLKGSPGDVLKDPRVQCWIENYRNLLDAWRFWHKRAEFDIHRSKLDPSSKPLAQVFVSCNFCGKSISYSCSAMPHQGRGFSQYGVSGSPTKSKVTSCPGCRKPLPRCALCLMNMGTPVSNCPGTGKSDEKVDLTRENKLAQFNNWFTWCHNCRHGGHAGHILSWFRDHTECPVSACTCKCMQLDTTGNLVPSDSS; from the exons ATGAGTGGCTCCAAGCCCGACATCCTGTGGTCTCCGCACCACCCGGACCGCTATGTCATCTGTGACTCTGAGCTGGGACTGTACCGTATTGGACCTGTGGGCAGCGCAGAAACCAAGGCTGgcactctccccctctctgaaGAAACTGCTGCTACTTTACTGGCCATTAACTCTGACACACCGTATATGAAATGTGTGGCCTGGTACCCAAAGCATGAGCCCGAGTGTTTGCTCGCTGTGGGTCAGGCTAATGGACGAGTGGTGCTCACTAGCCTGGGTCAGAGCCACAACTCTGCATGTAAAGAGCTGGTGGGCAAAGAGTTTGTGCCAAAGCACGCCCGTCAATGCAACACTTTAGCCTGGAACCCGGTGGACAGCAACTTACTGGCTGCTGGATTGGACAAGCACAGGGCAGACTTCTCTGTCCTCATCTGGGACATTAGCAGTAAGTTTTCCCCAGAGGCCAGTGTAGCCGTGGAGAAGATCCGTCTCTCATCTGTGGACTTGGACTCCAGCACAGTAGTGACCAAACCGTTGTACGAGCTAGGCCAGAACGATGCCTGCCTgtccctctgctggctgcttcGGGACccaaagctgctgctggctggcaTGCACAGGAACCTCGCCATATTTGACCTGAGGAACACAAGCCAGAAAACGTTCGTCAACACCAAGGCCATCCAGGGGGTGACAGTCGACCCACACTTCCATGACCGCGTGGCCTCGTTCTTTGAGGGTCAGGTGGCCATCTGGGATCTGAGGAAGTTTGAGAAGCCTGTGCTGACTCTCACTGAGCAGCCCAAGCCTCTCACTAAG GTGGCGTGGTGTCCGACCCGTACCGGCCTGCTGGCCACCCTGACACGTGACAGCAACATCATCCGCCTGTATGACATGCAACACACTCCCACACCCATCGGCGATGAGACGGAGCCCACCATCATCGAGCGAAGCGTGCAGCCCTGCGAAAGCCAGATCGGCAGCTTTGCCTGGCACCCGTCCTCTCAGAACCGCATGGTGGTGGTGTCAGCAGCCAACCGAGTCATGACCGACTTCACCGTGTTCGAGCGCATCTCACTGGCCTGGAGCTCCACCACCTCGTTGATGTGGGCGTGCGGCAGACACCTGTACGACTGTGTGGAGGACGGGGCTGAAGGGGTGGAGAGCGTGATTGAGAAAGACATTGCCACTAAGATGAGGCAGAGGGCTCAGTCCAGGTATGGACACGATACCGTCCAGGTGTGGAGAAACCACCTGCTGGCGGGAGGGAACGATCCCCAGCTCAAGTCTTTGTGGTACGATCTGTTCTATAT GAAGCAGTGTGCAGAGGATATGGAGCTGAAACTGCAGGggaacaaacagtctgtggtCTACTCCGGTATCAAGAACATTGTAAAGACCAGTTCAG GCACAACAGAGAGCCGCCGGTGCTGGAGCGGCTCAGACCGGCAGACAGATGTGCCGCGGTACCTCAGCGAGGAGCGCTGCCTCGCCCTGCGGCTCTGTGGCTGGATCAGCCGGGGGCCCGACATCGACGTGGAGATATTCCTCCGGTCGCTGGAGCAGGAGCGCGAGTGGGAGCGGGCGGCCGCCGTGGCCCTGTTCAACCTGGACATCCGCCGGGCCATCCAGATCCTCAACAAGGGAGCCACCGCTGAGAAGG GTGACCTGAACCTGAACGTTGTTGCCATGGCTCTGTCAGGCTACACCGACGAGAAGTCCTCCCTGTGGAGGGAGATGTGCAgctctctgaggctgcagctgaagaaccCCTACCTTTGCGTCATGTTTGCCTTCCTCACCAGTGAGCCTGGAGCCTATGACAGTGTGCTG tatgAGAGCAGTGTTGCTGTGCGGGACCGAGTAGCCTTTGCCTGCATGTTTCTCAGCGATGCCCAG ctgccTCGATACATCGACAAGCTCACCAATGAGATGAAGGAGGCGGGCAACCTGGAGGGCGTCCTGCTGACGGGTTTGACTAAGGATGGCGTAGACCTCATGGAGAGCTACGTGGACCGCACTGGAGATGTACAGACTGCCAGCTTCTGCATGCTGaag GGTTCCCCAGGTGACGTGTTGAAAGACCCTCGAGTCCAGTGCTGGATCGAAAACTACCGCAACCTTTTGGACGCGTGGAGATTCTGGCACAAACGGGCCGAGTTTGACATCCACAGAAGCAAGCTGGACCCCAGCTCCAAACCGCTGGCCCAG GTGTTTGTGAGCTGCAACTTCTGTGGGAAGTCCATCTCCTACAGCTGCTCGGCGATGCCACACCAGGGCCGCGGCTTCAGCCAGTACGGGGTCAGCGGCTCGCCAACCAAGTCGAAGGTCACCAGCTGCCCCGGCTGCAGGAAACCGCTGCCACGCTGTGCCCTCTGCCTCATGAACATGGGTACACCTGTGTCTAACTGCCCAG GAACAGGGAAGTCGGACGAGAAGGTGGACTTGACAAGGGAGAACAAACTTGCTCAGTTCAACAACTGGTTCACCTGGTGCCACAACTGTCGACACGGCGGCCACGCCGGCCACATTCTCAGCTGGTTCAG AGACCACACAGAGTGCCCAGTGTCAGCTTGCACGTGTAAATGCATGCAGCTGGACACCACGGGGAACCTGGTGCCTTCAGACAGCAGCTAA